The stretch of DNA AAATCGCAAAAGGCCCCGTTCTCCGACGGAGAAATACGCCGCGGCGCGCATCCGGGACCTGGGCCCTAAAGGCCCTTGCGAAAAACGCAAACAGGGTATAGGGTACACCCAGGAACAGCGAAGCGGAAGCGCCAGCCGGGGAAGACGGCGGCAAGGCAGGAGGGGTTATGAGAAAGATAATGGCGATGGTTCTGATAGCGGCCCTGCCGGCCTGTTCTGCCGGGCTTTCTGGCGAGTATGTCTTCCGCGGCACCCTGACTGACAGGTGGAGCGGCTCCAGCGGACAGGTCAAGGACAAGCTGGTAACGGCGCTGACCAACAAGGGCGTGGATATCGTATCCGCCGAAACCGGCGGCAACAGCTTTGAAATCCGGTTCTCCCTGTCGCAGGTATCCCTGGTTAAAGACGTCAAGACAATCAACTACTCATCCGAACCGGCAGACAACGATGGCGCGCTTAAGGCGCACGACGATTGCCGGAGCGAGTTGTCTTATGCCGGATACTCGGTCATGTACGACAGCGGAGTGTTTGCCAGGTCATCCGGCAAGATGTCCCGCGAATACGGTTTCACGATACTGGCGGTCCGGGAGGGATAACGCTTCTCGCAGCTGCGAAGAATGGGATAACGGATTTTTTCGGAAAAGGCAGTCCCGCCGGGCGGCAGAGCCCGGCGGTTTTTTTGTTACGCAGCGGGCGGGGCTGCGAAGGCGCAGACGCAAATGCCGTGCTTTTCGGCGGCGTCCAGCGCGGCGGCGCCGTCTATAATAAGGGTTTTGCCGGCCTCCACCGCCAGAACGCGCGCGCCGGCTGCGCGCATGGATTCAATGGTTCCCATGCCTATCACCGGCAGGTCAAACCGGAAATCCTGCTTTTCCCTTCCGACTTTCACCACGACAAGGCCGCTTTTGCCGCCTGAGGCGGCGCGGTGGATTTCGCCTGCGCGCAGTATGCACTTGTCGGTGCCTTCCATGGCCTCAAGCGCGACAACGGACATATCCGCCATCACCACCGCAAGCCCGGCGTCCAGCCGGGCCAGTTCCTTGGCTATTTTCCAGCCCAGCGCGATATTTTTAAGCTGTATTTTGTCCGGCGCGGATTTTGTGATATTGCCGGGCTTTGCAAGCAGATTTTCCAGAAATGTGGCGGAGCTTACCAGCTCCAGCCCGTCTTCGGCCAGCGCGGCGGCGACGGCGCGCAGTATGGTTTCCGCGCGCATGTCGGGCAGCGAGGCCAGCAGTTTCGCGGCGCGCAAATCCGGCAGCACGCCGCCGAATATGGAATTGTGCCGCACCAGCCCCGCCATCGCCACCCGCTTTACGCCGTTTTTGACGAAAAACCGCGCCGGCGCCGAAAGCTGGCCCAGCCGGAAATACTCCACATGCGCCAGCTTCTCAAGCTCCGGCGAGGTTACGTCTTTTATCCCGGCCACGAAAACCTCGCAGCCGTTGCCGGCGGCCTCCCGCGCAAACACTTCAGGGAACTTCCCCGCGCCGGCTATAAGACCGATTTTATTCATCGCTTTCCGTTTCAAGAACTTTCAGGGCGCGCATTCTGGGGCGCATCACGCCGCGCTTTGATTTTTCGCAGAAGGCGACAAAGTGCGCCGCCTCCGGCGTAAGCCGGGTTTCTTTCAGTTTGGCCAGCGCCTCCTCCAGCCTCATGCCGGAGAAAAAAAGCGTCTTGTACGCCTGCTTGACGGAGGAGATATTCTCCCGCGCTATCCCGGCGCGGCGCATTCCCACGAGGTTGAGGCCCACAAGCTTGGCCCTGTCGCCCTGCGCGCGGCAGAAAGGCGGCAAATCCAGCGCGACCTTGGCCCCTCCCGTCGCCATTGCCAGCCGGCCAATTCTGGCGAATTGATGCACGCCCACGAAAGCGGAAATCAGGGCGT from Elusimicrobiales bacterium encodes:
- the lpxI gene encoding UDP-2,3-diacylglucosamine diphosphatase LpxI (LpxI, functionally equivalent to LpxH, replaces it in LPS biosynthesis in a minority of bacteria.), which translates into the protein MNKIGLIAGAGKFPEVFAREAAGNGCEVFVAGIKDVTSPELEKLAHVEYFRLGQLSAPARFFVKNGVKRVAMAGLVRHNSIFGGVLPDLRAAKLLASLPDMRAETILRAVAAALAEDGLELVSSATFLENLLAKPGNITKSAPDKIQLKNIALGWKIAKELARLDAGLAVVMADMSVVALEAMEGTDKCILRAGEIHRAASGGKSGLVVVKVGREKQDFRFDLPVIGMGTIESMRAAGARVLAVEAGKTLIIDGAAALDAAEKHGICVCAFAAPPAA